In Oreochromis aureus strain Israel breed Guangdong linkage group 20, ZZ_aureus, whole genome shotgun sequence, the following are encoded in one genomic region:
- the LOC116325904 gene encoding transmembrane protease serine 11D: protein MELKGLLLYLNVCCLTALSTSPQKSCGERPLFGPPGASRIVGGREAPEGAWPWQVSIQIQYRHHCGGTILSSVWVLTATHCFYHYLWISLSNFRVVAGLNTLSSPGKYAQFRSISGVKMHDDYNIVTSDNDVTLLLLSSPFKFTNYIQPICLPGDVIHEAMLNLSHCFISGWGSTYYKGPLMNKLQEAEVELIDRRTCNRVTWYNGIITENMICAGLESGAVDACQGDSGGPLQCYSENQDRFYLVGVTSFGEECGLPHKPGVYARVSVFSKWLTASQTAVAVSAVHRASTGVIAALLGAGLTLF from the exons GTTGTGGGGAACGGCCTCTTTTTGGTCCTCCAGGTGCTTCTCGGATCGTGGGTGGCCGGGAGGCTCCCGAGGGGGCGTGGCCATGGCAGGTCAGCATCCAGATCCAGTACAGGCACCACTGTGGTGGCACTATCCTCAGCAGCGTCTGGGTGCTCACTGCCACACACTGCTTCTACCATTACCT GTGGATCAGCCTAAGCAATTTTCGTGTGGTGGCAGGACTAAATACGCTGTCTTCTCCAGGAAAATACGCCCAGTTCCGCTCCATCAGCGGAGTGAAAATGCACGATGATTACAACATTGTCACATCTGATAACGACGTGACGCTGTTGCTGCTCAGCTCGCCCTTTAAGTTCACCAACTACATCCAGCCTATTTGCCTTCCTGGTGATGTGATCCATGAGGCCATGCTCAACCTCAGCCACTGCTTCATCAGTGGATGGGGAAGCACCTATTACAAAG GCCCGCTGATGAACAAACTGCAGGAAGCTGAGGTGGAGCTCATCGACAGACGAACATGTAACCGGGTCACCTGGTATAACGGCATCATCACTGAGAACATGATCTGCGCAGGACTGGAGAGCGGAGCAGTCGACGCCTGTCAG GGTGACAGCGGGGGCCCGCTGCAGTGCTACAGCGAGAATCAGGATAGGTTTTATCTGGTTGGCGTGACGAGCTTCGGAGAGGAGTGTGGACTTCCTCACAAGCCTGGGGTGTACGCACGAGTCAGCGTTTTTTCAAAGTGGCTGACCGCGAGTCAGACAGCGGTAGCAGTATCTGCTGTCCACAGAGCGAGCACGGGAGTCATCGCAGCTCTGCTCGGTGCTGGTTTGACGCTGTTCTGA